A genomic region of Cannabis sativa cultivar Pink pepper isolate KNU-18-1 chromosome 1, ASM2916894v1, whole genome shotgun sequence contains the following coding sequences:
- the LOC133033740 gene encoding uncharacterized protein LOC133033740, with protein MDLVDTVKASPFGHFWEAGELTFSGALVHNLLLQKMKVDTEKEDEVWFHVGRNDMRFGRIEFGLITGLPMGSAPTDEEIHAKSNDHLVRTYFEGKSSVQLDSLMLQLERCEDKDDAYKLGLIAFIEGVLVSKEGNVQVWPEMLKFVIDLEFFFKYPWGERAFRKLMETLGKNMQHYKDNVDKKKGKKIAQEAKYTVSGYVPAFQYWAYEAIEKLGKKYAHCNGTKFPRMLSWKTPEGQRKQDVKATDIALLFNSRLVVKKCLFPRPSEEAYFKSINEGKAPLCFEMDVEQTVDVDGTQESVFETQAKTINEAVTKANLVPPPPAPEVHEPSTSAVSFAPTKTNCGH; from the exons ATGGATTTGGTTGACACAGTGAAGGCTAGTCCTTTCGGACACTTTTGGGAAGCTGGAGAGTTGACTTTCTCCGGCGCGTTGGTCCACAACCTCCTCTTACAAAAaatgaaagtggacacagaaaagGAGGATGAGGTTTGGTTTCATGTAGGGAGAAATGACATGAGATTCGGACGGATAGAGTTTGGACTCATTACTGGCTTACCTATGGGTAGTGCCCCTACAGACGAGGAAATACACGCCAAGTCCAACGACCATCTAGTTCGGACTTATTTTGAAGGGAAGAGTTCTGTTCAGTTGGACTCCCTTATGCTCCAACTTGAGAGGTGCGAAGATAAAGATGATGCCTACAAGCTTGGACTGATCGCTTTCATTGAAGGTGTATTAGTATCAAAGGAGGGCAATGTCCAAGTTTGGCCTGAGATGTTGAAGTTTGTTATCGATCTCGAATTCTTCTTTAAGTATCCGTGGGGCGAGCGCGCTTTTCGTAAGCTGATGGAGACATTAGGAAAGAATATGCAACATTACAAGGATAATGTTGACAAGAAGAAGGGGAAGAAGATTGCTCAGGAGGCAAAGTACACTGTTAGTGGCTATGTACCTGCCTTTCAGTACTGGGCATACGAAGCAATTGAGAAGTTGGGGAAGAAGTATGCCCACTGCAACGGGACCAAGTTCCCCAGAATGTTGAGCTGGAAAACACCGGAGGGCCAGCGGAAACAAGATGTCAAGGCAACCGACATTGCACTGTTATTCAACAGTCGG TTGGTGGTGAAGAAGTGCTTGTTTCCCCGGCCCAGTGAAGAGGCATACTTCAAGAGTATTAATGAGGGTAAAGCTCCTCTTTGCTTTGAGATGGATGTGGAACAAACGGTGGACGTTGATGGTACACAGGAGTCTGTGTTTGAAACTCAAGCGAAGACCATCAACGAGGCCGTGACAAAGGCAAATTTAGTTCCACCACCACCGGCACCTGAAGTACACGAGCCATCTACTTCGGCGGTGTCCTTCGCTCCAACCAAGACAAACTGTGGACACTGA
- the LOC133033743 gene encoding uncharacterized protein LOC133033743 encodes MRRSFTESQKDLKETLLAKMDELMAMVKGAPTPGEPTPAPQNEEQVESDNEDVFPEDWEADDNEAPSTPLEAIITAIGDTQSQDEVLLLPGPPENVPFVRKRKPSKYLNDYTAEKKKRRVLPENVDPERPTDRRLLRTFKRWLIGDIPNARPKNVHTGVGDVKFFTTLFLKAEWLHDNHIDAISHLMMRRRHHFPELYPQPGVILDTTLPQFLIGIWSCQTGDRSTFEWPDAVNQYYLGMESRYMPCWKDLNFIYFVLYFDHQKHWVAVEVDIDMWQIRVYDNDLACTTDVQFDAIMLPWTQLFPHLLRSTGYYDQVNNNILNVDLGDSSQLRSMHARRMPSEVVPQSRTSGDCGVYALEYIEHLMLNRSLDNITDDNMRMFRDRWCVDLFYQNLTW; translated from the exons ATGAGGCGGTCCTTCACAGAGAGTCAGAAAGATCTGAAGGAGACTCTACTGGCTAAGATGGACGAGTTGATGGCAATGGTAAAAGGAGCTCCCACACCTGGAGAGCCCACACCTGCACCGCAAAATGAGGAACAAGTGGAGAGTGATAACGAAGATGTCTTCCCAGAAGATTGGGAAGCAGATGATAACGAGGCACCGTCAACTCCATTGGAAGCAATTATCACGGCCATTGGTGATACACAATCACAGGACGAAGTCCTACTTCTACCTGGACCCCCAGAAAATGTGCCATTTGTGAGGAAGAGGAAGCCGTCAAAGTACTTGAACGACTACACTGCGGAAAAGAAAAAGAGGCGAGTTCTTCCAGAGAACGTAGACCCGGAGAGACCAACAGACCGTAGATTGCTTCGTACGTTCAAGAGGTGGTTGATTGGAGACATTCCCAATGCCCGACCTAAGAATGTGCACACCGGTGTTGGCGATGTCAAGTTCTTCACAACATTGTTTCTAAAGGCGGAGTGGCTTCACGATAAT CACATAGATGCCATATCACACTTGATGATGAGGAGACGCCATCATTTTCCAGAGTTGTACCCTCAGCCAGGTGTGATTTTGGACACAACACTTCCACAATTCCTCATAGGCATTTGGAGCTGCCAGACTGGTGACAGAAGTACGTTTGAATGGCCAGATGCAGTGAACCAGTACTATCTGGGTATGGAGAGCCGTTACATGCCATGTTGGAAGGATTTGAACTTCATATACTTCGTCCTGTACTTCGATCATCAAAAACATTGGGTTGCTGTTGAGGTAGATATTGATATGTGGCAGATTCGGGTGTACGATAATGATTTAGCATGCACCACCGACGTACAGTTTGATGCCATCATGCTACCTTGGACTCAGTTGTTTCCACATCTGCTGAGGTCTACTGGCTATTATGATCAAGTGAACAACAACATTCTGAATGTGGACTTAGGGGACAGTAGCCAACTCAGATCAATGCATGCTAGACGCATGCCGAGTGAGGTGGTTCCCCAAAGTAGAACAAG TGGTGATTGCGGGGTGTATGCACTTGAGTACATCGAACACCTAATGCTGAATCGGTCCTTGGACAACATTACAGATGATAACATGAGAATGTTCAGAGATCGGTGGTGTGTAGACTTGTTTTATCAGAACTTAACGTGGTAA
- the LOC133033750 gene encoding uncharacterized protein LOC133033750, which produces MFQLLKIPCPHACAAALTQNVSVYALSSPYYTKDTWKNTYDATINLVGEEDEWVLPEHMQNMRIGVPVEKKPVGRPRKSNAGRLRTNRFPSNGQKVKEPRKCSNCGALGHNKATCKARV; this is translated from the coding sequence ATGTTCCAATTGTTGAAAATTCCGTGTCCCCATGCATGTGCCGCAGCGCTTACTCAGAATGTCAGTGTCTACGCTCTGTCATCCCCCTATTACACAAAGGACACGTGGAAGAATACTTACGATGCAACAATTAATCTTGTGGGCGAGGAGGATGAATGGGTGCTTCCAGAACACATGCAGAACATGAGAATCGGTGTACCAGTGGAGAAAAAACctgtaggtcgtccaagaaaGAGCAATGCAGGAAGACTACGGACTAACCGATTTCCATCGAACGGTCAAAAAGTCAAGGAACCACGCAAATGTTCAAACTGTGGCGCATTGGGACACAACAAAGCTACTTGCAAGGCCAGGGTTTGA
- the LOC133033758 gene encoding uncharacterized protein LOC133033758, with amino-acid sequence MDSNVFVVVLYDGAWAVEGFNWIFNNPKSKMLMFEVDTTLEKMNDILYEELDIDPIVYKLKIEVCYMYMKGNMIPPEVLVKDSQVRLFLRMKAKMSVENLLPLFVTKVKRHALLGPTPPTVLPRSVVGSFVPETDPAVGMNEQAPTNIDEDNRVDYEFDQFNEFDGAFYNNDPIVDLNEDGDAELEVHEPMREDIEENNVYTTSLTGTHSGEIYVGKLYTNKTELKNVVGRFALKMNFEFMVKKSGTDVFYATCRGSDCKWRVRGRKRARCDMFEVTVFHNEHTCSLDCRHPDNRQAVPWVVGHLIKNKFKSDGTKYKAKDIQRDMFQEYGIKMSYEKKNPGTITDIITEDNRFKYCFWSLAACRRGFKFCRPVISIDGTFLKTRFGGTMLVAVAYDANNQLFPIAFAIVDSENHDSWKYFLQKLKEAIGEVENLVFVSDRHQSIEHVVEVIFPEACHCACYKHISMNVTHKFKTDVCNTQIWLAAYAWSKRECDRHLQVLRQMDPHIAAYVDNIGLEKWARPYCLGDRYNIMTNNAAESLNNVTEEFRAYPITTLVEFIRFTLQNWFANRLEKASKCVTPLATHFEEDLIKQHEDGRRRSVLRNGA; translated from the exons ATTCAAATGTGTTTGTAGTTGTACTATATGATGGGGCTTGGGCAGTTGAAGGTTTCAACTGGATATTCAATAATCCAAAAAGTAAGATGTTAATGTTTGAGGTTGACACTACTTTAGAAAAGATGAATGATATTTTGTATGAAGAGTTGGATATAGACCCTATTGTGTATAAACTGAAAATAGAGGTGTGTTATATGTACATGAAAGGCAATATGATACCGCCAGAAGTTTTAGTGAAAGATAGTCAAGTAAGATTGTTCTTAAGAATGAAGGCAAAAATGAGTGTGGAGAACTTGCTGCCACTGTTTGTGACTAAGGTTAAAAGGCATGCGCTTTTGGGGCCTACTCCGCCAACTGTCCTCCCAAGAAGTGTTGTTGGGAGTTTTGTCCCAGAAACAGATCCAGCCGTAGGGATGAATGAGCAGGCCCCTACTAATATAGATGAGGATAATAGGGTTGACTATGAATTTGACCAGTTCAATGAGTTTGATGGTGCATTTTACAACAATGATCCTATAGTAGATTTGAACGAGGATGGTGATGCGGAGTTGGAAGTTCATGAACCTATGAG GGAAGACATAGAGGAAAATAATGTTTATACAACTTCTCTTACTGGTACACATTCAGGGGAAATATATGTTGGCAAGCTGTATACAAATAAGACTGAATTGAAAAATGTGGTTGGAAGGTTTGCATTGAAAATGAATTTTGAGTTCATGGTGAAGAAGTCTGGGACCGATGTTTTTTATGCAACTTGCAGGGGTTCAGATTGCAAATGGAGAGTGAGGGGGAGGAAGAGGGCACGTTGTGACATGTTTGAGGTTACTGTATTCCACAACGAACACACATGTAGCCTGGATTGTAGACATCCTGATAACCGTCAAGCAGTACCGTGGGTTGTTGGCCACCTCATTAAGAACAAGTTCAAATCAGATGGAACTAAGTATAAAGCTAAAGACATACAAAGGGATATGTTTCAGGAGTATGGGATCAAGATGAGCTATGAGAAG aagaatccaggtACTATTACAGACATTATCACAGAGGATAACAGGTTCAAGTACTGTTTCTGGTCACTGGCTGCTTGTAGGAGGGGATTTAAGTTTTGTCGTCCTGTGATTAGTATCGACGGCACGTTCTTGAAGACAAGGTTTGGGGGCACAATGCTAGTTGCTGTAGCGTACGATGCAAATAACCAATTGTTTCCGATTGCCTTTGCAATTGTTGACAGCGAGAATCATGACTCTTGGAAGTATTTCTTGCAGAAGTTAAAGGAAGCGATTGGGGAGGTTGAAAACTTAGTGTTTGtatcggataggcatcaaagcattgaacatGTTGTCGAGGTTATTTTCCCCGAAGCATGCCACTGTGCATGCTACAAACATATTTCTATGAATGTCAcccacaagttcaagactgatGTATGTAACACGCAAATATGGCTGGCCgcttacgcatggtcgaagaGGGAATGTGATAGACATTTGCAGGTGCTCCGACAGATGGATCCTCACATCGCTGCTTATGTTGACAATATAGGATTAGAAAAATGGGCTCGTCCTTATTGTCTAGGAGACAGGTACAACATCATGACAAACAACGCTGCAGAAAGCCTTAACAACGTGACTGAAGAATTCCGGGCATATCCAATAACTACTCTAGTTGAGTTCATAAGGTTCACACTACAAAATTGGTTTGCTAACCGTCTCGAGAAGGCAAGTAAGTGTGTTACCCCTTTGGCAACTCATTTTGAGGAAGATTTGATAAAGCAACACGAGGATGGTAGACGTAGAAGTGTCCTACGTAACGGTGCATAA